In a single window of the Daphnia carinata strain CSIRO-1 chromosome 4, CSIRO_AGI_Dcar_HiC_V3, whole genome shotgun sequence genome:
- the LOC130687650 gene encoding beta-1,3-glucan-binding protein-like, translating to MKLLAVVLVAWALIGSAYGQTTVNGVPAAPGSLVFEDNFDKLDFSVWQHEKTMSGGGNWEFQVYDNSRTNSFTKDSILHIKPTLTEDRYGAGFVTTGTLDLNGGSPADECTNPSYYGCQRGGGNVINPAMAARIRTVNSFSFKYGRVEVRAKMPTGDWLWPAIWLLPRYNAYGTWPASGEIDLVESRGNVRLTQNGVNIGTEQAGQTLHWGPYWPYNGYSNTAWTKNTAPGYNTNFHRYQLEWTPDYLKFSIDDVETGRVTPGAGGFWELGTSTGAFPTTIENPWRFASKMAPFDEEFYLIINLAVGGTNGFFPDDAVNEQSAPKPWSNTSPDALRDFWNGRDGWYPTWQAAGEDAAIQVDYVRVWAL from the exons ATGAAGTTGCTTGCTGTCGTCCTGGTCGCATGGGCCCTTATCGGGTCAGCTTACG GCCAGACTACTGTCAACGGTGTTCCAGCAGCACCTGGTTCTTTAGTTTTCGAAGATAATTTTGACAAGTTGGACTTTTCTGTCTGGCAACATGAGAAAACTATGTCTGGTGGCGGG aATTGGGAATTTCAAGTTTACGACAACTCGCGTACCAACAGCTTCACCAAGGATAGTATCCTCCACATCAAACCCACCTTGACCGAAGATCGTTACGGAGCAGGTTTCGTAACCACCGGTACGCTTGATTTGAATGGCGGTTCTCCTGCTGATGA GTGCACCAATCCATCATACTATGGTTGCCAACGAGGCGGAGGCAATGTTATCAATCCCGCCATGGCCGCACGAATTCGTACAGTTaactctttctctttcaagtATGGCCGCGTCGAAGTACGTGCGAAGATGCCGACTGGAGATTGGCTGTGGCCTG CCATCTGGCTTTTGCCTAGATACAATGCCTATGGAACATGGCCAGCTTCAGGAGAAATCGATTTGGTCGAATCAAGAGGCAACGTTCGTTTAACGCAAAATGGTGTCAACATCGGCACAGAGCAAGCCGGTCAAACACTTCATTG GGGTCCCTATTGGCCTTACAACGGGTATAGTAACACTGCCTGGACTAAGAATACCGCTCCAGGCTACAATACCAATTTCCATCGTTACCAACTGGAATGGACACCAG ATTATTTGAAGTTTAGCATCGATGATGTTGAAACTGGACGTGTCACTCCTGGTGCTGGTGGCTTCTGGGAACTCGGTACGTCCACCGGGGCTTTCCCAACTACTATTGAGAACCCATGGCGATTCGCTTCCAAAATGGCTCCTTTCGATGAAGAG TTTTACTTGATTATCAACTTGGCTGTTGGTGGTACCAATGGTTTCTTCCCGGATGACGCTGTCAATGAACAAAGTGCTCCTAAGCCGTGGTCTAATACCTCGCCCGAC gcCCTCCGTGATTTCTGGAATGGACGTGACGGTTGGTATCCAACATGGCAAGCTGCCGGAGAAGATGCCGCCATCCAAGTCGACTACGTCAGAGTCTGGGCTTTGTAA
- the LOC130687637 gene encoding sterol O-acyltransferase 1-like, giving the protein MEAADENFNASSQECLRLRKPTTIPSREQIETIEKRKRMDSPDITTQEDDDNSLENAAVIQQIALTRVKHHAEVLKKELIEQMDIQLSSIMEEYVAGIESVRVPQKYRSFLGDDQSREERKKRKLPCGSLPEKEFIARHSLLTDLFEINHIQTIYHIFIAILILLFMNTVVEDIFDKGRIDLEFALILWAFGDFQTVLVTWVGMMFFSLIVVYPAFHYWSHKRLTIVDKSKRLAWDYFWFACYIAYMGAAIWVPLTEILAHKLPPASATTLLMEQVRLLMKTHAFVRSNMAIALAYDNQQYSKPQGSVDIKEDSNQAPCPDFSKYLYFMFAPTLVYRNRYPRTRSIRWKWVFFNFLQVVGVLFYLYFIFVRFCVPVFRQIGHEPMSGKALVLAVFGCMLPGTLVLLCGFFCLLHAWLNAFAEMLRFADRMFYQDWWNSSSYATYYRTWNVVVHDWLYTYVYKDLYEVLGRRNRVIPTLVVFLISSIVHEYIITFTFHCFYPVLLLMFGGFGMLFSFVTNVDRRLGNIFMWLTLFIGTGLCMSLYSMEWYARINCPPSFEGFMEILIPRSWTCLANGNI; this is encoded by the exons ATGGAAGCAGCGGACGAAAATTTCAACGCCTCCTCACAAGAATGCCTGAGATTGAGAAAACCCACCACAATTCCTAGCAGGGAGCAGATAGAAACTAttgagaagagaaaaaggatggATTCCCCAGACATAACTACACAAGAGGATGATGATAACAGTCTGGAAAATGCAGCTGTTATCCAACAGATTGCTTTAACAAGAGTTAAGCACCATGCTGAG GTACTCAAGAAAGAGCTGATTGAACAAATGGATATTCAACTCTCGTCAATCATGGAAGAATATGTAGCTGGTATTGAATCTGTGAGAGTACCACAGAAGTACCGGTCTTTTCTTGGTGATGACCAGtcaagagaagaaagaaaaaaaaggaaactacCATGTGGATCCCTTCCTGAGAAAGAATTCATAGCAAGACATTCTTTGCTTACCGATCTATTTGAGATCAATCACATCCAAACTATATACCACATTTTCATAGCTATTCTCATACTCCTTTTTATGAACACTGTGGTTGAAGATATTTTTGACAAAGGCCGCATTGATTTAGAGTTTGCACTCATCCTATGGGCTTTTGGGGACTTCCAAACTGTTCTCGTAACTTGG GTTGGAATGATGTTCTTTAGCTTAATAGTTGTCTACCCAGCTTTCCACTATTGGTCACATAAACGTTTGACTATCGTTGACAAATCTAAACGATTGGCGTGGGATTACTTCTGGTTTGCCTGTTATATTGCCTATATGG GTGCTGCTATCTGGGTCCCGCTCACGGAAATACTAGCTCATAAGCTTCCCCCCGCATCGGCTACTACGCTCTTGATGGAACAAGTCCGCTTGCTAATGAAGACGCATGCCTTCGTCCGTTCAAATATGGCGATAGCGCTTGCTTACGACAACCAACAGTACAGTAAACCCCAGGGGTCGGTTGACATTAAAGAGGATAGCAATCAGGCCCCTTGTCCAGATTTTTCCAAATATCTTTACTTCATGTTTGCGCCAACGCTCGTTTATCGAAACCGCTATCCTAG AACACGTTCAATTCGTTGGAAATGggttttcttcaattttctgCAAGTAGTCGGTGTTTTATTCTACCtttatttcatcttcgtcCGATTCTGCGTTCCG GTTTTCCGTCAAATAGGACATGAACCAATGTCGGGGAAAGCCCTGGTATTGGCCGTTTTTGGGTGCATGTTACCCGGAACACTGGTCTTGCTCTgcggatttttttgtttgcttcatGCGTGGCTCAACGCGTTTGCCGAAATGCTTCGTTTCGCCGATCGCATGTTTTATCAA GATTGGTGgaattcttcttcttatgcCACATACTACCGTACCTGGAACGTCGTTGTCCATGATTGGCTCTATACGTACGTCTATAAGGACCTTTACGAGGTTTTAGGACGACGTAATCGAGTTATTCCCACATTGGTcgtttttctcatttcgtCCATCGTCCACGAGTACATCATCACTtttactttccactgtttttatCCGGTTTTACTCCTGATGTTTGGCGGCTTTGGCA tgctcttttctttcgttactAACGTTGATCGGCGCCTGGGTAATATATTCATGTGGCTTACACTGTTCATAGGAACTGGCTTGTGTATGTCACTTTACAG TATGGAGTGGTATGCGCGAATTAACTGTCCGCCGTCTTTC GAGGGATTTATGGAAATTCTAATTCCACGGTCATGGACATGTCTGGCGAATGGGAACATCTAA